The region TTCATCAACGTCCCGATCGGCGTGGTGTTGCTCGCATTCGCGCCGCGCTGTCTACCTGGCGCGCCACGTAATCACGGACGGTTCGACGTGATGGGCGCGTCGACCGTGACGCTCGGCATGAGCCTTCTGGTGTACGCGTTGATACGCTGCGTGCACGACGGTGCGGGCGATCCGGGCGTCGTCGTGTCGTTCGTCGCGGCGGGATTGTCGCTTGCCGCTTTCGTTTTTATCGAAGGACGCGTCGCGCAACCCATCACGCCGCTCTCGCTTTTCGCCGACCTGCAACGCTCAGGTGCGCTGGCGAGCCGGATGCTGCTGATCGGCGGCATGCTCGGTACGTTCTTCTTCCTGACGCAGTATGTGCAAGGTGCGCTCGGATTCAGCGCGTTGCGCGCGGGTCTCGCATTCCTGCCGCTATCGGTGACGCAGTGTCTGATGGTGATCTACGGCGTGCCGCGGCTCATGCCTCGGCTTGGCGCCAAGGGACTATTGACCGGGGGATTGTCGATCGCGGCGATCGGCATGATCGCACTCGGCAAGATACCGGCCAATGCCGGCTTTTTCGCCGATCTGGCATGGCCCGTGTTCCTGCTGGGACTCGGCACCGGCGCGGCGCTGGTTCCATTGACGACGGCCGGCATCGCCGGCGTCGGGGCCGGTCAAGCGGGCGCGGCTTCCGGCCTCGTCAACGCGACGCATTATCTGGGCGGCGCGACGGGGACGGCGCTTATCGTTCTTATCGTCGAGTCCGCTCTCAACCGTTCGGCTGGCGTTCGCGAGTTTGGCGGACCCGCATCCGGTTCACACACCAAGGCCGAACTCGCCCAAGCCCTCTCTGTTGCGGCGACCACATCCGCCGCGTTCCTTGGATTGGCGCTCGTCATCGTGCTGGTCACGATGCGCCGTCACGGCGCGCAACCGCCGGCATGAGCGCAGCGATCGGGCAGCGGCAACCTGCCGTGAACGAACAGTTCACGCACCGCCGCCCTCCCAGCGTTTAGCCCGCGAGTCCGCGCGCCAGATCGCCGCGGATATCGCCCGCGTTTTCCAGACCCACCGCCAACCGGATCAAGCCTTCGGTGATGCCCGCCGCCGCGCGCGCTTCCGGCGTCACACGGCCATGCGTGGTTGTCGCCGGATGCGTGATGGTGGTGCGCGTATCGCCGAGGTTGCCGGTGATCGAGCAGATCTTCGTGCTGTCGATCACGCGCCATGCGTTCGCGCGCATCTGTTCCGGCGTCTCGCCCTTCAGTTCGAACGACAGGATCGCGCCGCCCGCCTTCTGCTGACGCTTCGCCAACTCGTGCTGCGGATGCGATTCCAGCCCCGGATAGAACACGCGATTCACGGCCGGATGCTGCTCCAGCCAGCGCGCGATCTCGAGCGCGTTCGCCGACTGCTTCTCGACGCGCAGCGACAGCGTTTCCATGCCCTTGAGCAGCACCCACGCATTGAACGCGGACAACGTCGGCCCGGCGCTACGCACGAACGGAAACACTTTTTCCATGATGAACTGCTTCGAGCCGACCAGCGCGCCGCCAAGTACGCGCCCCTGACCGTCGAGGAACTTGGTGGCCGAATGCATGACGACGTCCGCGCCGAATTTCAGCGGCTGTTGCAGCGCGGGGCTGCAGAAGCAGTTATCGACCACGAACAGCGCGTTCGCGGCTTTGGCGATCTTGCCGATCGCTTCGATGTCGGACACTTCCGTCAGCGGATTCGACGGCGTTTCGAGGAAGAACATCTTCGTCTCGGGACGCACGGCGTTTTTCCACGCATCCAGATCAGACGGATCGACGAACGTGGTCGTAATGCCGAACTTCGTGAAGATCTGCGAGAACATGCCGAGCGTCGAGCCGAACAGCGCCTGCGAACTCACCAGATGGTCGCCGGCCTGCAATGCGGACATCACCACCGACATGATCGCGGCCATGCCCGAGGCGGTCGCCATGCACGCTTCGCCGCCTTCGAGCGCGGCGAGCCGGTCCTGGAACATCGTGACCGTCGGGTTGGTGAAGCGCGAATAGGTGTAATAGTCCTCGGATTTCTTGAAGCGCTCGGCGGCATCCGCGGCGCTCGCGAACACGAAGCTCGAGGTCAGGAAAAGCGCTTCCGAATGTTCGTTGAAGTCGCTGCGCTGGGTGCCCGAGCGGACGGCCAGCGTGTCGAAGTTCAGGGAGTCGTCCATGTTGGTTCTGGTTTCCAATGTTCC is a window of Paraburkholderia sp. D15 DNA encoding:
- a CDS encoding MFS transporter, with amino-acid sequence MSDTRESLPLACGRQPDAARANGLALAVLLACQAMLVIDGTVVYAALPALRADLGLARADLSWVQNAYMLTFGGFILLGARVGDLLGHRRIFVAASAAFVLASITGGIAQSVQGLLIARAAQGVAGAFAAPSALALLMLLFPAGAARVRAIGLYTAVSGGGSAVGLVLGGALTDLASWRSVLFINVPIGVVLLAFAPRCLPGAPRNHGRFDVMGASTVTLGMSLLVYALIRCVHDGAGDPGVVVSFVAAGLSLAAFVFIEGRVAQPITPLSLFADLQRSGALASRMLLIGGMLGTFFFLTQYVQGALGFSALRAGLAFLPLSVTQCLMVIYGVPRLMPRLGAKGLLTGGLSIAAIGMIALGKIPANAGFFADLAWPVFLLGLGTGAALVPLTTAGIAGVGAGQAGAASGLVNATHYLGGATGTALIVLIVESALNRSAGVREFGGPASGSHTKAELAQALSVAATTSAAFLGLALVIVLVTMRRHGAQPPA
- a CDS encoding O-succinylhomoserine sulfhydrylase, with amino-acid sequence MDDSLNFDTLAVRSGTQRSDFNEHSEALFLTSSFVFASAADAAERFKKSEDYYTYSRFTNPTVTMFQDRLAALEGGEACMATASGMAAIMSVVMSALQAGDHLVSSQALFGSTLGMFSQIFTKFGITTTFVDPSDLDAWKNAVRPETKMFFLETPSNPLTEVSDIEAIGKIAKAANALFVVDNCFCSPALQQPLKFGADVVMHSATKFLDGQGRVLGGALVGSKQFIMEKVFPFVRSAGPTLSAFNAWVLLKGMETLSLRVEKQSANALEIARWLEQHPAVNRVFYPGLESHPQHELAKRQQKAGGAILSFELKGETPEQMRANAWRVIDSTKICSITGNLGDTRTTITHPATTTHGRVTPEARAAAGITEGLIRLAVGLENAGDIRGDLARGLAG